One stretch of Xiphophorus maculatus strain JP 163 A chromosome 19, X_maculatus-5.0-male, whole genome shotgun sequence DNA includes these proteins:
- the jkamp gene encoding JNK1/MAPK8-associated membrane protein produces MSSGVAISSTCPGLYCGRIMVNGTVEGECGVCPRGERANIEKVCQRCTECPELYDWLYLGFMAMLPLVLHWFFIEWYSGKKSSSALLQHVTAMLECSVSAVVTLLLTEPVGKLSIRSCRVQMLSDWYTMLYNPSPDYVNTLHCTQEAVYPLYTIVLIYYAFCLVMMMLLRPLLVKKIACGLGKTDRFRSIYAALYFFPIVTVLQAVGGGLLYYAFPYIILVLSLVTLAVYMSASEIQSLQSLISKKKRLVVLFSHWLLHGYGIISICLLDKLELSLPLLALVPGPTLFYIATAKFTEPTRILSEGGSRH; encoded by the exons ATGAGTTCAG GTGTGGCTATAAGCTCCACATGCCCCGGTCTGTACTGCGGTCGGATCATGGTGAACGGGACGGTGGAGGGAGAGTGTGGA GTTTGTCCTCGAGGAGAGCGGGCCAACATTGAGAAGGTCTGCCAGCGCTGCACAGAGTGTCCTGAGCTCTACGACTGGCTCTACCTGGGCTTCATGGCCATGCTGCCGCTGGTGTTGCACTGGTTCTTCATCGAGTGGTATTCTGGGAAGAAGAG CTCCAGCGCTCTGCTGCAGCACGTCACCGCCATGTTGGAGTGCAGCGTGTCGGCTGTGGTCACTCTGCTGCTCACCGAACCCGTGGGAAAACTCAGTATCCGGTCCTGCCGAGTCCAGATGCTGTCCGACTGGTACACTATGCTGTACAACCCAAGCCCGGACTACGTCAACACGTTACACTGCACACAGGAGGCCGTCTACCCACt CTACACCATAGTGCTAATCTACTACGCCTTCTGCCTGGTCATGATGATGCTgctgcgccccctgctggtgaagAAGATCGCGTGTGGCCTTGGGAAGACGGACCGCTTCCGGAGCATCTACGCCGCTCTCTACTTCTTCCCCATCGTCACGGTGCTGCAGGCGGTCGGCGGCGGTCTGCTGT ATTATGCCTTTCCCTACATCATACTGGTCCTGTCTCTGGTCACACTGGCTGTGTACATGTCTGCTTCTGAGATTCAG TCCCTCCAGTCTCTTATCTCCAAGAAGAAGCGCCTGGTGGTTCTGTTCAGCCACTGGCTGCTCCACGGTTACGGGATCATCTCCATCTGCCTCCTGGATAAGCTGGAGCTGTCGCTGCCGCTGCTCGCTCTGGTTCCAGGACCCACGTTGTTCTACATCGCTACGGCCAAGTTCACAGAGCCCACCCGCATCCTCTCTGAGGGCGGCAGCAGGCACTGA